A single region of the Brachypodium distachyon strain Bd21 chromosome 3, Brachypodium_distachyon_v3.0, whole genome shotgun sequence genome encodes:
- the LOC100827698 gene encoding 40S ribosomal protein S25-2: MAPKKEKAPPPSSKPAKSGGGKQKKKKWSKGKQKEKVNNAVLFDQPTYDKLLSEVPKYKQITPSVLSERLRINGSLARRAIKDLMERGLIRMVSVHSSQQIYTRATNT; encoded by the exons aTG GCCccgaagaaggagaaggccccgccgccgtcgtcgaagCCGGCCAAGTCTGGCGGTGgcaagcagaagaagaag AAGTGGAGCAAAGGCAAGCAAAAGGAGAAGGTGAACAACGCGGTGCTCTTCGACCAGCCCACCTACGACAAGCTGCTCTCCGAGGTGCCCAAGTACAAGCAGATCACCCCCTCCGTCCTCTCCGAGAGGCTTCGG ATCAATGGTTCCCTTGCTCGTAGGGCGATCAAGGATCTGATGGAGCGGGGCCTCATCCGCATGGTCTCTGTTCACTCAAGCCAGCAAATCTACACCAGGGCAACCAACACCTAA